In Pomacea canaliculata isolate SZHN2017 linkage group LG12, ASM307304v1, whole genome shotgun sequence, a single genomic region encodes these proteins:
- the LOC112576952 gene encoding uncharacterized protein LOC112576952 — translation MKPFEEHPIIILSCVVHWSALCFLFPNSRPLSVLLSDLPSLLLDTDRFLTDGTLLFAPGSARKSFVLGATVFAQLLHRNWRTSHPVDKLLQVLMEKDCKALSVLNELVLLFLSDPHMIHGLSAEHEEFGPKQWLGEMWQKNLWLFKEAMSSQKQTSQCSRLARFGRESLRNLVIFRCMRQMTLHKISMDADVVALVVHLCFSLCQVFEEASSFSQHMIQTSDVHEIANTVRQLVTTAPLHILQNLDVNELKTCGLDIFYLQQQRLKTGL, via the exons ATGAAACCATTTGAAGAGCATccaataattattttgtcttgtgTG GTACACTGGTCTGCACTATGCTTCTTGTTCCCAAACTCCCGGCCTCTCAGTGTGCTCCTGAGTGATCTACCATCCCTTCTCCTAGACACTGACAG GTTTTTAACTGATGGAACCCTTCTTTTTGCACCAGGATCTGCAAGGAAATCATTTGTTCTTGGAGCAACTGTATTTGCACAGTTGCTTCACAG AAACTGGAGAACATCACATCCTGTAGACAAGCTTCTTCAAGTGCTTATGGAAAAAGATTGCAAA GCTTTGTCAGTACTCAATGAACTTGTGCTACTCTTTCTGTCCGATCCCCACATGATTCATGGCCTTTCTGCAGAACATGAG gAGTTTGGCCCCAAACAATGGTTAGGAGAAATGTGGCAGAAAAATCTATGGTTATTTAAAGAAGCTATGAGCAGTCAGAAGCAGACATCACAGTGTAGCAGACTGGCACGCTTTGGCAGGGAGTCGCTGAGAAATCTTGTCATCTTCAG ATGTATGAGACAGATGACCCTACACAAGATCTCCATGGATGCAGATGTTGTTGCTTTGGTGGTTCACCTGTGCTTTAGCTTGTGTCAAGTCTTTGAAGAGGCATCATCTTTTTCACAG CATATGATACAAACTAGTGATGTGCATGAGATTGCTAACACAGTGAGGCAACTGGTGACGACTGCGCCTTTACACATCCTTCAGAATCTGGATGTG aATGAACTAAAGACATGTGGCCTGGACATTTTTTACCTACAGCAACAGAGACTTAAAACCGGCTTGTGA